One segment of Bradyrhizobium sp. CB2312 DNA contains the following:
- the trpS gene encoding tryptophan--tRNA ligase, which translates to MPFVERVFSGVQPTGNLHLGNYLGAIVNFVKMQETHNCIYCVVDMHAITQGVDVWGGPAELARNTREVTAAFIASGIDPKKHIVFNQSQVSGHAELAWIFNCVARMGWLGRMTQFKEKAGKDRENASVGLFDYPVLMAADILLYRATHVPVGEDQKQHLELSRDIAQKFNNDFGDSIRAQGANDGLFFPLPEPLITGPATRVMSLRDGTKKMSKSDASDNSRINLTDDADTIAQKIRKAKTDPEPLPTEEKGLEARPEADNLVGIFAALSGRPKADVLRDFGGGQFSSFKNALAELCVTKLAPIAGEMKRLVADPGHIDTILNDGSDRARAIAEETMNQSKDIVGFIRRRG; encoded by the coding sequence ATGCCATTCGTTGAACGGGTCTTTTCGGGCGTCCAGCCGACCGGCAATCTGCATCTCGGCAATTATCTCGGCGCGATCGTCAACTTCGTGAAGATGCAGGAAACTCACAACTGCATCTATTGCGTCGTCGACATGCACGCGATCACGCAAGGCGTGGACGTCTGGGGCGGCCCGGCCGAGCTCGCGCGCAACACCCGCGAGGTGACCGCGGCGTTCATCGCCAGCGGCATCGATCCGAAGAAACACATCGTATTCAACCAGAGCCAGGTCTCGGGCCATGCCGAGCTCGCCTGGATCTTCAACTGCGTCGCCCGCATGGGCTGGCTCGGCCGCATGACCCAGTTCAAGGAGAAGGCGGGCAAGGACCGCGAGAATGCCTCGGTGGGTCTGTTCGATTATCCCGTGCTGATGGCCGCCGACATCCTGCTCTACCGCGCCACCCACGTTCCGGTCGGCGAGGACCAGAAGCAGCACCTCGAGCTCTCGCGCGACATCGCGCAGAAGTTCAACAACGATTTCGGCGATTCCATTCGTGCCCAGGGCGCCAATGACGGCCTGTTCTTCCCGCTGCCGGAACCCTTGATCACGGGACCGGCGACGCGCGTGATGAGCTTGCGCGACGGCACCAAGAAGATGTCGAAGTCGGATGCCTCCGACAATTCGCGCATCAACCTGACCGACGACGCCGACACCATCGCGCAGAAGATTCGCAAGGCCAAGACCGATCCGGAGCCGCTGCCGACCGAGGAGAAGGGCCTGGAAGCGCGTCCCGAGGCCGACAATCTCGTCGGCATCTTCGCCGCGCTCTCCGGCCGCCCCAAGGCCGACGTGCTCAGGGATTTCGGCGGCGGCCAGTTCTCCAGCTTCAAGAACGCGCTGGCGGAGCTGTGCGTGACCAAGCTCGCGCCGATCGCCGGCGAGATGAAGCGCCTCGTCGCCGACCCCGGCCATATCGACACCATCCTCAACGACGGTTCCGATCGCGCCCGCGCCATCGCCGAAGAGACCATGAACCAGTCGAAGGACATCGTCGGCTTCATCCGCCGGCGCGGATGA
- a CDS encoding adenosine kinase — translation MADVKYDVLGIGNALFDVLVRTDEAFLAKHAMTKGSMSLIDEARAAAIYADMGPATEVSGGSAANTIVGIGSLGARAAYVGKVKDDQIGKLYVHDIRAAGVAFNTPAAKDGPATGCSYILVTGDGERTMNTYLGAAQDLSPADIDPAEIAAAGIVYLEGYLWDPKNAKDAFVKAAGIAHEAKRKVALTLSDSFCVDRYRDEFLGLMRGGTVDIVFANESELHSLYMTSDFDTALKQLRNDVKLGVVTRSEKGCVVVTPTDAVAAPASPIKQLVDTTGAGDLFAAGFLYGLARDLSHKQCGELGALAAAEVIQHIGARPQVSLKQLAQQRGLTV, via the coding sequence ATGGCTGACGTGAAATATGACGTTCTCGGCATCGGCAACGCGCTGTTCGACGTGCTGGTCCGGACCGATGAGGCCTTTCTGGCCAAGCATGCGATGACCAAGGGCAGCATGTCCCTGATCGACGAGGCGCGTGCTGCCGCGATCTACGCAGACATGGGCCCGGCCACCGAAGTCTCGGGAGGATCTGCCGCCAACACCATCGTCGGCATCGGCAGCCTCGGCGCCCGCGCCGCCTATGTCGGCAAGGTCAAGGACGACCAGATCGGCAAGCTCTATGTCCACGACATCCGCGCCGCCGGCGTCGCCTTCAACACGCCCGCCGCGAAGGATGGTCCCGCCACCGGCTGCTCCTACATTTTGGTGACCGGTGACGGCGAGCGCACCATGAACACCTATCTCGGCGCGGCGCAGGACCTCTCGCCCGCCGACATCGACCCGGCCGAGATCGCCGCGGCCGGCATCGTCTATCTCGAGGGTTATCTCTGGGACCCCAAGAACGCCAAGGACGCTTTCGTCAAGGCGGCCGGCATCGCCCATGAGGCCAAGCGCAAGGTGGCGCTGACACTCTCGGATTCCTTCTGCGTCGACCGCTATCGCGACGAGTTCCTGGGATTGATGCGGGGCGGCACGGTCGACATCGTGTTCGCCAACGAGTCCGAGCTGCACTCGCTCTACATGACCTCGGATTTCGACACCGCGCTGAAGCAGCTGCGCAACGACGTCAAGCTTGGCGTCGTCACCCGCAGCGAGAAGGGCTGCGTGGTGGTGACGCCGACGGACGCGGTCGCAGCTCCCGCCTCGCCGATCAAGCAGCTGGTGGACACCACCGGCGCCGGCGATCTCTTCGCCGCGGGCTTCCTCTACGGCCTCGCGCGCGATCTGTCCCACAAGCAGTGCGGCGAGCTCGGCGCGCTCGCGGCCGCCGAAGTGATCCAGCACATCGGTGCCCGCCCGCAGGTGTCGCTGAAGCAGCTCGCCCAGCAGCGCGGGCTGACGGTCTAG
- the murJ gene encoding murein biosynthesis integral membrane protein MurJ — translation MIRSFLTVSTGTLASRLLGFARDSLIAALLGTGAVADAFLAAFQLVNVVRRLLSEGALNAALIPAWLRVRERDGEAAASAFAGHVLGTVSVALIALSVVIALVMPLIITIIAPGFLGSGTLDLAVQNARLMLPYLAFAGPVTVLMGLLNAQGRFALTAFSPLLFNIALIAAIVALLVWHADAAFAAWMLAATVGVAGLLQLLMLLSQRSAKLATPLRVSFGQEMRGFFAKAIPGMIASSGPQWLMVAGAIIASATPSAVSWLYFANRLIELPLGIVGVAMGTVLVPELTRAVGSGDRDAVAHAESRALELATGLALPATLGLIVLAAPIVRLLFEHGAFSAEDSVATAHALMWLALGLPAHVLIKALSPAFYARSDTMTPLLATAKGFVVAVALAVLLGHFFGASGIAASIAAGAWSSALSLLRKGTGEFGFSVDAAARKRLPRIVLAAATMGALLWLTADLIPAEAHGLIRFIVLGVQIGAGIAVYGLLLQILGAASWREAASALKRPAPQDQRA, via the coding sequence ATGATCCGCTCCTTCCTGACCGTTTCGACGGGAACACTGGCCTCGCGGCTTCTGGGCTTTGCCCGCGATTCCCTGATCGCGGCGCTGCTCGGCACCGGCGCGGTGGCGGATGCGTTCCTGGCCGCGTTCCAGCTCGTCAACGTGGTGCGGCGGCTCCTCAGCGAAGGCGCGCTGAATGCGGCCCTGATCCCGGCCTGGCTGCGCGTTCGTGAGCGCGACGGCGAGGCGGCCGCCTCCGCCTTCGCAGGCCACGTGCTCGGCACGGTCAGCGTGGCCCTGATCGCGCTCTCGGTCGTCATTGCGCTGGTGATGCCGCTGATCATCACGATCATCGCGCCGGGATTCCTCGGCAGCGGGACGCTCGATCTCGCGGTCCAGAACGCGCGGCTGATGCTGCCTTATCTCGCCTTCGCCGGCCCCGTCACGGTGCTGATGGGACTCTTGAACGCGCAGGGACGCTTTGCGCTGACGGCGTTCTCGCCGCTGCTGTTCAACATCGCGCTGATCGCCGCGATCGTAGCACTGCTGGTCTGGCATGCCGACGCAGCTTTCGCCGCGTGGATGCTGGCGGCCACGGTCGGCGTCGCAGGCCTGCTGCAATTGCTGATGCTGCTGTCGCAGCGAAGTGCAAAACTCGCGACACCGCTGCGCGTCAGCTTCGGCCAGGAGATGCGCGGCTTTTTCGCCAAGGCCATTCCCGGCATGATCGCAAGCTCGGGGCCGCAATGGCTGATGGTCGCGGGTGCCATCATCGCCTCCGCGACACCTTCTGCGGTCTCCTGGCTCTATTTCGCCAACCGCCTGATCGAGCTGCCGCTCGGCATCGTCGGCGTCGCCATGGGCACCGTGCTGGTGCCGGAGCTGACGCGCGCGGTGGGCAGCGGCGACCGCGACGCCGTGGCGCACGCGGAATCGCGCGCGCTGGAGCTTGCCACGGGACTCGCACTGCCCGCCACGCTCGGCCTGATCGTGCTGGCCGCGCCGATCGTGCGGCTGCTGTTCGAGCATGGCGCCTTCAGCGCCGAGGACAGCGTCGCCACCGCGCATGCGCTGATGTGGCTGGCGCTGGGCCTGCCGGCCCATGTGCTGATCAAGGCGCTGTCGCCGGCCTTTTATGCCCGCAGCGACACGATGACGCCGCTGCTCGCAACGGCCAAAGGCTTCGTCGTGGCGGTCGCCCTCGCCGTTCTGCTCGGCCATTTCTTCGGCGCGAGCGGGATCGCCGCGAGCATCGCTGCCGGCGCCTGGAGCAGCGCGCTTTCGCTGCTCCGGAAAGGCACCGGCGAATTCGGCTTCTCGGTCGATGCGGCCGCGCGAAAACGGCTGCCGCGGATCGTGCTCGCCGCGGCCACCATGGGCGCCCTGCTCTGGCTGACCGCGGATCTCATCCCGGCCGAGGCGCACGGCCTGATCCGATTCATCGTGCTGGGCGTGCAGATCGGCGCCGGGATCGCTGTCTACGGCCTGCTGCTGCAAATCCTCGGCGCCGCGTCCTGGCGCGAGGCGGCCAGTGCCTTGAAGCGACCCGCCCCGCAGGACCAGCGCGCCTGA
- a CDS encoding NifU family protein, with protein sequence MFIQTEATPNPATLKFIPGRVVVDGSPMEFSSRESAARSPLAEKLFEVPGVTGVFYGSDFITVTKASGEWQQLKPAILGAIMEHYMSGAPLLADGTVTSDVDLDDEDEFFDEADAETVDMIKDLIETRVRPAVANDGGDITFRGFKDGIVYLNMKGACSGCPSSTATLQHGIQNLLKHFVPDVVEVRPM encoded by the coding sequence ATGTTCATTCAAACCGAAGCCACCCCCAATCCCGCGACGCTGAAATTCATTCCCGGCCGCGTCGTCGTCGACGGCAGCCCGATGGAATTTTCGAGCCGCGAATCGGCCGCGCGCTCGCCGCTCGCCGAAAAGCTGTTCGAGGTGCCCGGCGTCACCGGCGTGTTCTACGGATCGGACTTCATCACCGTCACCAAGGCGAGCGGTGAATGGCAGCAGCTCAAGCCCGCGATCCTCGGTGCCATCATGGAGCACTACATGTCCGGCGCGCCGCTGCTCGCCGACGGCACCGTAACCAGCGATGTCGACCTCGACGACGAGGACGAGTTCTTCGACGAGGCCGATGCCGAGACCGTCGACATGATCAAGGACCTGATCGAGACCCGCGTGCGGCCGGCGGTCGCCAATGACGGCGGCGACATCACCTTCCGCGGCTTCAAGGACGGTATCGTCTATCTCAACATGAAGGGCGCCTGCTCCGGCTGCCCGTCATCGACCGCGACGCTCCAGCACGGCATTCAGAACCTGCTCAAGCACTTCGTGCCCGACGTGGTCGAAGTCCGGCCGATGTAA
- a CDS encoding NAD-dependent succinate-semialdehyde dehydrogenase: MTPTAAARAQQSAATLRDRLKDPSLLKEACYIDGAWVGTRVFAVNNPATGVEIAKVPQLGADETTKAVEAAERAFPAWAKHTAKQRSNILRKWFELIIANREDLALILTSEQGKPLSEALGEVDIGAAYIEFFAEEARRVYGETIPTQRSDARLLAIKQPIGVCGAITPWNFPNSMITRKVSPALAAGCTVVLKPANETPLSALALAVLAEKAGIPKGVLNIITGDAPPIGKVLCEHPAVRFVGFTGSTAVGKILYQQASVGVKRLGLELGGNAPFIVFDDADIDAAVEGAIVSKYRNMGQTCVCANRIYAQDRIYDEFVQKLSKKVAAMKIGDGTESGVTQGPLINMKAIDKVERHIADAVKRGAKIVTGGKRSELGRSFFEPTVLADVKPDSLVSQEETFGPLAPVIRFKDEADVIAMCNASPFGLASYFYSRDLGRVWRVAEALESGMVGVNTGLITTEVAPFGGVKESGLGREGSRHGMEEYVEIKYVMMAGV; this comes from the coding sequence ATGACCCCGACCGCCGCCGCACGCGCCCAGCAATCTGCCGCCACCCTGCGCGACCGGTTGAAGGACCCCTCGCTGCTCAAGGAGGCCTGCTACATCGACGGCGCCTGGGTCGGCACGCGGGTCTTCGCCGTCAACAATCCTGCGACTGGCGTCGAGATCGCCAAGGTCCCGCAGCTCGGTGCGGACGAGACGACCAAGGCGGTCGAGGCCGCTGAGCGCGCGTTTCCGGCCTGGGCCAAGCACACCGCAAAACAGCGCTCCAATATCCTGCGCAAATGGTTCGAGCTGATCATCGCCAACCGCGAGGACCTCGCGCTGATCCTCACATCCGAGCAGGGCAAGCCGCTGTCGGAAGCGCTCGGCGAGGTCGATATCGGCGCCGCCTATATCGAGTTCTTCGCCGAGGAGGCCCGCCGCGTCTATGGCGAGACCATCCCGACGCAGCGCTCCGATGCGCGGCTGCTCGCAATCAAGCAGCCGATCGGCGTCTGCGGCGCCATCACGCCGTGGAATTTCCCGAACTCCATGATCACGCGAAAAGTGTCGCCGGCGCTGGCCGCGGGCTGCACCGTGGTGCTCAAGCCCGCCAATGAGACGCCGCTGTCGGCGCTGGCGCTGGCCGTGCTCGCCGAGAAGGCCGGCATCCCCAAGGGCGTGCTCAACATCATCACCGGTGACGCGCCGCCGATCGGCAAGGTGCTGTGCGAGCATCCGGCGGTGCGTTTCGTCGGCTTCACCGGCTCGACCGCGGTCGGCAAGATCCTCTACCAGCAGGCCTCCGTCGGCGTGAAGCGGCTTGGCCTCGAGCTCGGCGGCAATGCGCCGTTCATCGTGTTCGACGACGCCGACATCGATGCGGCGGTCGAAGGCGCCATCGTCTCGAAATACCGCAATATGGGCCAGACCTGCGTCTGCGCCAATCGGATCTACGCCCAGGACAGGATCTACGACGAGTTCGTGCAAAAGCTCTCGAAGAAGGTCGCGGCGATGAAGATCGGCGACGGCACCGAGAGCGGCGTCACGCAAGGGCCCCTGATCAACATGAAGGCGATCGACAAGGTCGAACGCCACATCGCCGATGCGGTGAAGCGCGGTGCCAAAATCGTCACCGGCGGCAAGCGCAGCGAGCTCGGCCGCTCGTTCTTCGAGCCGACCGTGCTCGCCGACGTCAAGCCGGATTCGCTGGTGTCGCAGGAGGAAACCTTCGGCCCGCTCGCGCCGGTGATCCGCTTCAAGGACGAGGCGGACGTCATCGCGATGTGCAACGCCTCGCCGTTCGGTCTCGCCTCCTACTTCTACTCCCGCGATCTCGGCCGCGTCTGGCGCGTCGCCGAGGCGCTGGAATCGGGCATGGTCGGCGTCAACACCGGTCTGATCACCACGGAAGTCGCGCCCTTTGGCGGCGTCAAGGAAAGCGGTCTTGGCCGCGAAGGCTCGCGTCACGGCATGGAAGAATATGTCGAGATCAAATACGTGATGATGGCGGGGGTCTAA
- a CDS encoding nuclear transport factor 2 family protein produces MSQQMTNLVQDYIAVWNERDAGKRRLLIDKVFSDACVYVDPNDSVTGKDAIERLVEALQARVPDLRFTLAGHVNAHHDQVLFGWTLAAPGAAAPAATGVDMAVLDGDRIRQLHGFVNPRDQ; encoded by the coding sequence ATGAGCCAGCAGATGACAAATCTGGTCCAGGACTACATTGCCGTTTGGAACGAGCGGGACGCCGGGAAACGCCGGCTGCTGATCGACAAGGTCTTCAGCGACGCGTGCGTCTATGTCGATCCGAATGACTCGGTCACTGGAAAGGATGCGATCGAACGCCTGGTGGAAGCCTTGCAGGCGAGAGTCCCGGATCTGCGCTTTACCCTCGCGGGCCATGTCAACGCGCATCACGACCAGGTCTTGTTCGGTTGGACGCTGGCCGCGCCGGGAGCCGCAGCGCCCGCGGCCACCGGCGTCGACATGGCGGTGCTGGATGGTGACCGCATCCGGCAGCTCCACGGTTTCGTAAATCCGCGGGACCAATAG
- the tsaB gene encoding tRNA (adenosine(37)-N6)-threonylcarbamoyltransferase complex dimerization subunit type 1 TsaB yields the protein MLILAIDTALDACSAAVLDTETAELRAQESLPMKRGHAEALMPLIARVMQSADLAFTALDRIAVTTGPGSFTGLRVGISAARGLALAAGKPAVGVTTLSAYAAAIVSRNETVPVISAIDARHDHVYFQIVAGDGSQLVRPVVAPIDEAIAASQFGAPRLVGNAASILAERWTIDAAQPVAVDAQPAPDIGWVAWLGAAADPETNPARPFYLKAPDAKPAALPPLARAATS from the coding sequence ATGTTGATCCTCGCCATCGATACTGCGCTCGACGCTTGCTCCGCGGCCGTGCTCGACACCGAAACGGCCGAGCTGCGCGCGCAGGAATCGCTGCCGATGAAGCGCGGTCACGCGGAAGCGCTGATGCCGCTGATCGCGCGGGTGATGCAATCGGCTGACCTTGCCTTCACCGCACTCGACCGCATCGCGGTCACCACCGGACCCGGCAGCTTCACCGGCCTGCGCGTCGGCATCTCGGCCGCACGCGGGCTTGCGCTCGCCGCCGGCAAGCCGGCGGTCGGAGTGACGACGCTGTCGGCCTATGCCGCGGCCATCGTCAGCCGGAACGAGACGGTGCCCGTGATCTCGGCGATCGATGCGCGGCATGACCACGTCTATTTCCAGATCGTCGCCGGCGACGGCAGCCAACTGGTGCGGCCGGTCGTCGCTCCCATCGACGAGGCCATCGCGGCCTCACAGTTTGGCGCTCCGCGTCTGGTCGGCAATGCCGCAAGCATCCTCGCCGAGCGCTGGACTATAGACGCAGCGCAGCCCGTTGCGGTGGACGCGCAGCCCGCGCCCGACATCGGCTGGGTCGCCTGGCTTGGCGCTGCGGCCGATCCCGAGACGAATCCGGCGCGGCCGTTCTACCTGAAAGCGCCCGATGCAAAGCCGGCCGCATTGCCGCCGCTCGCACGAGCCGCAACCTCATGA
- a CDS encoding universal stress protein, with protein MTTKRLCFGPGHKPKCLVIVDDTAEWDRAVYYASRWAIRAGGGVVMLRIIEPEQQTQEWLGVAEIMRAEAHEAAEAALDRAAGRANGIAAITPERVIREGAALEQLLAVIDEDPDIAMLVLAASPGAEGPGPLVALLAHELGTFPVPVTIISGALSDQSVDSLS; from the coding sequence ATGACCACCAAGCGACTTTGCTTCGGGCCGGGTCACAAGCCCAAATGCCTCGTCATCGTCGATGACACCGCCGAATGGGATCGCGCGGTCTACTATGCCAGCCGCTGGGCGATCCGCGCCGGTGGCGGCGTGGTGATGCTGCGCATCATCGAGCCTGAGCAGCAAACGCAGGAATGGCTGGGAGTCGCCGAGATCATGCGCGCGGAGGCGCATGAGGCGGCGGAAGCCGCGCTCGACCGCGCCGCCGGCCGAGCCAACGGCATTGCCGCGATCACGCCGGAGCGGGTGATCCGCGAAGGCGCGGCGCTGGAACAGCTGCTCGCTGTCATCGACGAGGACCCTGACATCGCCATGCTGGTGCTCGCCGCCAGTCCCGGCGCCGAAGGCCCCGGACCGCTGGTCGCGCTGCTCGCGCATGAGCTCGGCACGTTCCCGGTGCCGGTGACGATCATTTCGGGCGCGCTGAGCGACCAAAGCGTGGATTCGCTGTCGTAG
- a CDS encoding serine hydrolase domain-containing protein produces the protein MHNQAEIDEVLRKTSDAKEIPGVVAIAASGSDVLYHGAFGKRDLSKPDAMTEDSVFWIASMTKAVTSAGAMQLVEQGKLALDAPIGEVLPDLAKPQVLEGFDDAGKPKLRPAKGPITLRQLMTHTAGFCYDMWNAEFATYMEKTGTPGIITCQNAALKTPVMTDPGTRWEYGTNIDFVGKAVEAVSGKKLDAYLRDNMFAPLGMSDTGFKITDDMRKRLVGMHARGEDGQLASMPFELEQSPEFHMGGGGLYSTAADYIKFTQMILNKGRGNGNQVLKAETIAMMGQNQMGDLNMTKMTTAAPPYTNDVDLYPEQVKKWGLSFMINTARTAEGRSAGSLAWAGLANTYYWIDPARDITGVILMQLLPFADGKCLEAFAGFERGVYAGLDAGSGKKAA, from the coding sequence ATGCATAACCAAGCTGAGATCGACGAGGTCCTGCGTAAGACAAGCGACGCCAAGGAAATCCCGGGCGTCGTCGCCATCGCCGCCAGCGGCAGCGACGTGCTGTATCACGGCGCGTTCGGCAAACGCGATTTGTCGAAGCCCGATGCGATGACCGAGGACAGCGTGTTCTGGATCGCCTCGATGACGAAGGCGGTGACATCGGCGGGCGCGATGCAACTGGTCGAGCAAGGCAAGCTCGCGCTCGACGCGCCGATCGGCGAGGTGTTGCCAGACCTCGCCAAGCCGCAGGTGCTCGAAGGCTTCGACGACGCGGGCAAGCCGAAGCTGCGGCCGGCGAAGGGGCCGATCACGCTGCGCCAGCTCATGACCCACACCGCCGGCTTCTGCTACGACATGTGGAACGCCGAGTTTGCCACCTACATGGAGAAAACCGGCACGCCCGGGATCATCACCTGCCAAAACGCCGCGCTGAAGACGCCTGTCATGACCGACCCTGGCACGCGCTGGGAATACGGCACCAATATCGACTTCGTCGGCAAGGCGGTGGAGGCGGTCAGCGGCAAGAAGTTGGATGCGTATCTACGCGACAATATGTTCGCCCCGCTCGGCATGAGCGACACCGGCTTCAAGATCACCGACGACATGCGCAAGCGTCTCGTCGGCATGCATGCGCGCGGGGAGGACGGCCAGCTCGCCTCGATGCCGTTCGAGCTCGAGCAGAGCCCGGAATTCCACATGGGCGGCGGCGGCCTCTATTCGACCGCGGCCGACTACATCAAGTTCACCCAAATGATCCTCAACAAGGGCCGCGGCAACGGCAACCAGGTGCTGAAGGCCGAGACGATCGCCATGATGGGGCAGAACCAAATGGGCGATCTCAACATGACCAAGATGACGACCGCAGCGCCGCCTTACACCAACGACGTCGATCTCTATCCGGAGCAGGTGAAGAAATGGGGCCTCAGCTTCATGATCAACACCGCCAGGACAGCTGAAGGCCGCAGCGCCGGCAGCCTCGCCTGGGCGGGCCTCGCCAACACCTATTACTGGATCGACCCTGCACGCGACATCACCGGCGTGATCCTGATGCAGCTCTTGCCGTTCGCGGATGGAAAATGCCTGGAGGCGTTCGCGGGCTTCGAGCGCGGCGTGTATGCCGGGCTCGATGCGGGCAGCGGAAAGAAGGCGGCGTGA
- a CDS encoding NAD(P)H-binding protein has translation MSHYVIVGAGPVGRETARLLAEEGHSVILTSRNAGSLSAGDVRTVSSDATDAAQLAALSKGADAIFMCAMAAYHRWPTDFFPIMDGTVKAAEQVGARLLVVGNVYGYGAGAASPLTPDLEPDPTSRKGTTRHIMWQRALRSNVPAIEIRASDYLGKGAVAYFSLLALPSLLKNEPVSFLGDPDAAHAWSFTKDTARTLVAASRFTGEWGRAFHVPSQSASVRELVQKFAVALNIEAPNVHRLTATDLESIGFSEGIEMSYLFEKPLLLDAGDTEKLLGVTASSLDTMVRDTLS, from the coding sequence ATGAGTCACTACGTGATTGTCGGAGCAGGTCCGGTCGGACGCGAAACCGCTCGTCTTCTGGCGGAAGAAGGACACAGCGTCATCCTGACCAGCAGGAATGCCGGATCGCTCAGTGCCGGAGATGTGCGTACGGTTTCGTCGGATGCCACCGATGCCGCGCAGCTCGCCGCCCTCAGCAAGGGCGCCGATGCGATCTTCATGTGCGCCATGGCAGCCTACCATCGATGGCCGACGGACTTCTTTCCGATCATGGATGGAACGGTCAAGGCGGCCGAGCAGGTCGGTGCCAGGCTGCTCGTGGTCGGAAATGTCTATGGCTATGGTGCGGGAGCCGCCAGCCCTCTCACGCCGGACCTGGAGCCGGACCCGACCAGCCGAAAGGGCACGACCCGGCACATCATGTGGCAGCGTGCACTGCGATCGAACGTTCCTGCCATCGAGATCCGCGCAAGCGACTATCTGGGCAAAGGGGCGGTCGCGTATTTCTCGCTGCTGGCGCTGCCGTCGCTGCTCAAGAACGAGCCGGTCTCTTTCCTCGGCGATCCCGACGCGGCGCACGCCTGGTCTTTTACCAAGGACACGGCGAGGACACTGGTCGCAGCGTCGCGTTTCACGGGCGAATGGGGCCGCGCCTTTCATGTGCCGTCGCAGTCCGCGTCCGTGCGCGAGTTGGTGCAAAAATTTGCCGTCGCGTTGAACATCGAAGCTCCAAATGTGCATCGGCTCACCGCAACCGATCTGGAAAGCATCGGTTTCAGCGAAGGAATCGAGATGTCCTATCTGTTCGAAAAGCCGCTCCTGCTCGACGCTGGCGATACGGAGAAGCTGCTGGGGGTCACCGCGAGCAGCCTGGACACGATGGTTCGCGACACCCTCTCGTAG
- a CDS encoding AraC family transcriptional regulator, whose amino-acid sequence MRSRSNSAPTSTGSTAAATRTEPDSVALEPIGDHRIIIHLSPATRSICLETGDPFLRQAGDIDVIPSGAFGSFVAETPYKSLQIRLAPRMPDHAASRSRQLESARLTHHHMLRNDRIILLGQALESDVKAGSPSGPLFAENVGMALAVELLSLANDPPGEIIRLSNAQLRRVLAYIDANLDRPLTIDILSREAGVSSSHLRTWFKAAMAVTIHRYILRRRVEHARQLLLRGDRKLSDVAAEAGFAHQSHLAKWMRHELGYSPSQLRRSRN is encoded by the coding sequence GTGCGATCAAGATCGAATTCGGCCCCCACATCGACCGGCAGCACCGCCGCAGCCACGCGAACCGAGCCTGATTCCGTCGCGCTCGAACCGATCGGCGATCACCGGATCATCATCCACTTGAGCCCTGCGACGCGCTCAATCTGTCTTGAGACCGGAGACCCGTTTCTGCGCCAGGCCGGCGATATCGACGTGATTCCGTCCGGCGCCTTCGGCAGCTTCGTGGCAGAAACGCCCTACAAATCGCTTCAGATCCGGCTCGCGCCGCGCATGCCGGACCATGCGGCGTCCAGAAGCCGGCAATTGGAATCCGCCCGGCTCACGCATCATCATATGCTGCGGAATGATCGCATCATTCTGCTCGGACAGGCGCTCGAAAGCGACGTGAAAGCGGGCTCGCCAAGCGGTCCCCTGTTTGCCGAAAACGTCGGCATGGCCCTGGCGGTCGAATTGCTCAGCCTTGCCAATGATCCGCCGGGCGAGATCATTCGCCTCTCGAACGCGCAACTCCGGAGAGTCCTCGCCTATATCGACGCAAATCTCGATCGGCCGCTCACGATCGACATCCTCAGCCGCGAGGCCGGCGTCAGCAGCTCGCATCTGCGCACCTGGTTCAAGGCAGCCATGGCCGTCACCATCCATCGCTACATCCTGAGACGGAGGGTGGAGCACGCGCGCCAGCTCCTCCTTCGAGGCGATCGCAAGCTAAGCGACGTCGCCGCCGAAGCGGGCTTTGCCCATCAGTCGCATCTGGCCAAATGGATGCGACACGAGCTTGGATACAGTCCGAGTCAACTGCGTCGAAGCAGGAATTGA